One Pseudomonas sp. HOU2 genomic window carries:
- a CDS encoding efflux RND transporter permease subunit: MNFSQFFISRPIFAAVLSLLILIAGAISLFQLPISEYPEVVPPTVVVRANFPGANPKVIGETVAAPLEQAITGVENMLYMSSQSTADGKITLTITFALGTDLDNAQVQVQNRVTRTEPKLPEEVTRIGITVDKASPDLTMVVHLTSPDKRYDMLYLSNYAILNIKDELARLGGVGDVQLFGMGDYSLRVWLDPNKTASRNLTATDVVTAIREQNRQVAAGQLGAPPAPNAQSFQLSVNTQGRLVSEEEFENIIIRSGDNGEITRLKDIARVELGSSQYALRSLLNNQPAVAIPIFQRPGSNAIDISNEVRGKMEELKKGFPQGMDYSIVYDPTIFVRGSIEAVVHTLFEALILVVLVVILFLQTWRASIIPLVAVPVSLIGTFAVMHLFGFSLNALSLFGLVLAIGIVVDDAIVVVENVERNIELGLNPFDATKKAMGEVTGPIIATALVLCAVFVPAAFISGLTGQFYKQFALTIAISTVISAFNSLTLSPALAAVLLKSHDAPKDRFSKVLDKIFGGWLFRPFNRFFEKASHGYVGTVRRVIRGSGIALLLYAGLMVLTFFGFSSTPTGFVPGQDKQYLVAFAQLPDAASLDRTEDVIKRMSDLALKQPGVESAVAFPGLSINGFTNSPNAGIVFVTLKPFDERKDPSMSAGAIAGALNGQYANIQEAYMAIFPPPPVQGLGTIGGFRLQIEDRGNLGYDELYKETMNIITKSHSVPELAGLFTSYTVNVPQVDAAIDREKAKTHGVAVSDIFDTLQIYLGSLYANDFNRFGRTYQVNVQAEQQFRLESDQIGQLKVRNNKGEMIPLATFIKVSDTSGPDRVMHYNGFITAEINGAAAPGYSSGQAEKAIEKLLKDELPNGMTYEWTDLTYQQILSGNTALFVFPLCVLLAFLVLAAQYESWSLPLAVILIVPMTLLSAITGVIVSGGDNNIFTQIGLIVLVGLACKNAILIVEFAKDKQLEGLDPLAAVLEACRLRLRPILMTSFAFIMGVVPLVFSSGAGAEMRHAMGVAVFSGMLGVTFFGLLLTPVFYVLIRNFVERGEARKAAKAHALQKPLEAQ; the protein is encoded by the coding sequence ATGAATTTTTCCCAATTCTTCATTTCACGGCCGATCTTCGCAGCGGTGCTGTCACTGTTGATCCTGATCGCCGGTGCGATCTCGCTGTTCCAGCTGCCGATCAGCGAATACCCGGAAGTCGTGCCGCCGACCGTGGTGGTACGTGCCAACTTCCCGGGCGCCAACCCCAAAGTCATCGGTGAAACCGTGGCCGCTCCGCTGGAGCAGGCCATCACCGGCGTCGAGAACATGCTGTACATGTCCTCGCAGTCCACCGCTGACGGCAAGATCACCCTGACCATCACCTTCGCCCTGGGCACTGACCTGGACAACGCGCAGGTGCAGGTGCAAAACCGGGTGACCCGGACCGAGCCGAAACTTCCCGAAGAAGTGACGCGCATCGGCATCACCGTCGACAAGGCTTCGCCCGACCTGACCATGGTTGTGCACTTGACCTCGCCGGACAAACGTTACGACATGCTCTACCTGTCCAACTACGCGATCCTCAACATCAAGGATGAGCTGGCGCGTCTGGGCGGTGTCGGTGACGTGCAGCTGTTCGGCATGGGCGACTACTCGCTGCGGGTCTGGCTCGATCCGAACAAGACCGCTTCGCGCAATCTGACCGCGACCGATGTGGTGACCGCGATTCGTGAGCAGAACCGTCAAGTGGCGGCCGGTCAGCTCGGTGCACCCCCTGCCCCGAATGCCCAGAGCTTCCAGCTGTCGGTCAACACTCAGGGCCGTCTGGTTTCTGAAGAAGAGTTCGAGAACATCATCATTCGCTCCGGCGACAACGGTGAAATCACTCGCCTCAAGGACATCGCACGCGTTGAACTCGGTTCCAGCCAGTACGCCCTGCGTTCGCTGCTGAACAACCAGCCAGCGGTGGCGATCCCGATCTTCCAGCGTCCAGGCTCGAACGCCATCGATATCTCGAACGAAGTTCGCGGCAAGATGGAAGAGCTGAAGAAAGGCTTCCCGCAAGGCATGGACTACAGCATCGTCTATGACCCGACGATCTTCGTGCGCGGCTCGATCGAGGCGGTGGTTCACACCCTCTTCGAAGCACTGATCCTCGTGGTGCTGGTGGTGATCCTGTTCCTGCAGACCTGGCGCGCCTCGATCATTCCGTTGGTGGCGGTGCCGGTATCGTTGATCGGTACATTTGCGGTGATGCACCTGTTCGGCTTCTCGCTCAACGCCCTGTCGCTGTTCGGCCTGGTACTGGCGATCGGTATCGTCGTGGACGACGCCATCGTGGTGGTGGAGAACGTCGAGCGCAACATTGAACTGGGGCTCAACCCGTTCGATGCGACCAAAAAAGCCATGGGTGAAGTGACCGGCCCGATCATCGCGACGGCGCTGGTGCTGTGTGCGGTGTTTGTGCCGGCGGCATTCATCTCCGGCCTCACCGGGCAGTTCTACAAGCAGTTTGCGTTGACCATTGCGATCTCGACCGTGATCTCCGCGTTCAACTCGCTGACCCTGTCGCCGGCACTGGCCGCTGTGTTGCTGAAAAGTCATGACGCGCCGAAAGACCGATTCTCCAAAGTGCTCGACAAGATCTTTGGTGGCTGGTTGTTCCGTCCGTTCAACCGCTTCTTTGAAAAGGCCAGCCACGGTTACGTCGGTACTGTGCGCCGGGTCATCCGTGGCAGCGGCATCGCCCTGCTGTTGTATGCAGGCCTGATGGTGCTGACGTTCTTCGGCTTCTCCAGCACCCCGACCGGTTTCGTACCCGGCCAGGACAAGCAATACCTGGTGGCCTTCGCGCAACTGCCGGACGCCGCGAGCCTGGATCGCACCGAAGACGTGATCAAGCGCATGTCCGACCTGGCGCTGAAACAGCCGGGCGTGGAAAGTGCCGTAGCGTTCCCCGGTCTGTCGATCAACGGCTTCACCAACAGCCCGAACGCCGGCATTGTGTTCGTGACCCTGAAACCGTTCGACGAACGTAAAGACCCGAGCATGTCCGCCGGCGCCATCGCCGGGGCCTTGAACGGTCAGTACGCGAACATCCAGGAAGCGTACATGGCGATCTTCCCGCCACCGCCAGTACAAGGTCTGGGCACCATTGGCGGGTTCCGCCTGCAAATCGAAGACCGCGGCAACCTGGGCTACGACGAGCTGTACAAAGAGACGATGAACATCATCACCAAAAGCCACAGCGTGCCTGAGCTTGCGGGGCTGTTCACCAGCTACACCGTGAACGTGCCGCAGGTCGATGCCGCCATCGACCGCGAAAAAGCCAAGACCCACGGCGTGGCCGTCAGCGACATCTTCGACACCCTGCAGATTTATCTGGGTTCGCTGTATGCCAACGACTTCAACCGCTTCGGGCGTACCTATCAGGTCAACGTTCAGGCTGAGCAACAGTTCCGCCTCGAATCCGACCAGATCGGTCAGCTGAAAGTGCGCAACAACAAGGGCGAAATGATCCCGCTGGCGACCTTCATCAAGGTCAGCGACACCTCGGGCCCGGATCGCGTGATGCACTACAACGGTTTCATCACCGCAGAAATCAACGGTGCGGCAGCCCCCGGCTACAGCTCCGGCCAGGCCGAAAAAGCCATCGAGAAACTGCTCAAGGATGAACTGCCGAACGGCATGACCTACGAGTGGACCGACCTGACCTACCAGCAGATTCTGTCCGGCAACACTGCGCTGTTCGTGTTCCCGCTCTGCGTACTGCTGGCGTTCCTGGTGCTCGCCGCTCAATACGAAAGCTGGAGCCTGCCACTGGCGGTGATCCTGATCGTACCGATGACCCTGCTGTCGGCCATCACCGGGGTGATTGTCTCCGGCGGCGACAACAACATCTTCACCCAGATCGGCCTGATCGTACTGGTGGGCCTGGCGTGCAAGAACGCGATTCTGATCGTCGAGTTCGCCAAGGATAAACAGCTGGAAGGCCTCGATCCGCTGGCAGCGGTACTGGAAGCCTGCCGCCTGCGTCTGCGGCCGATCCTGATGACCTCCTTCGCGTTCATCATGGGTGTGGTGCCACTGGTGTTTTCCAGCGGTGCCGGTGCCGAGATGCGTCACGCCATGGGTGTGGCGGTGTTCTCCGGGATGCTCGGGGTGACCTTCTTCGGGTTGCTGCTGACGCCAGTGTTCTACGTGTTGATCCGTAATTTCGTCGAGCGCGGCGAAGCCCGCAAAGCGGCCAAAGCGCACGCTCTGCAAAAGCCACTGGAGGCGCAATAA
- a CDS encoding TolC family protein yields MSLKVFLPSLLVLALSACAVGPDYKTPATEAANITTATDGAAGQKNFDRSKFEGIWWQQFDDPTLNQLVTQSLQGNRQLRVAFARWKAARAIRDDVSNDAMPTITSRASSDLAKGQIPGQTTKRVNSERYDLGLDMAWELDLFGRIQRNLEASDADQQAAEADLYQLQVTMIAELVDAYGQLRGAQLREKIAVANLDNQQESRKITISLRDAGVGDQLDVERADARLASVEASVPQLQAEQVRQKNRIATLLGERPDKLTVDLSPKDLPAIAKALPIGDPGELLQRRPDILSAERKLASATARIGVAKADLFPRVSLSGFLGWTAGRGSQIGSSAANAWALGPSITWAAFDLGSVRARLRGADADAEGALATYEQQVLLALEESENAFSDYGKRQQRLISLIRQSESSRKAADLAEIRYREGTTDFLVLLDAQRERLNAEDSQAQAEVDLYRGIVAIYKALGGGWQPETVASK; encoded by the coding sequence ATGAGTCTGAAAGTCTTCCTGCCGAGTCTGCTGGTGCTGGCGTTGAGCGCCTGCGCCGTCGGCCCTGACTACAAGACCCCGGCGACGGAGGCGGCCAACATCACGACCGCCACCGACGGCGCTGCCGGTCAGAAGAACTTTGACCGTTCGAAATTCGAAGGCATCTGGTGGCAGCAGTTCGACGACCCGACCCTCAACCAGTTGGTCACTCAATCGCTGCAAGGCAACCGTCAACTGCGCGTGGCGTTTGCCCGCTGGAAAGCCGCCCGGGCGATCCGCGACGACGTCAGCAACGATGCGATGCCGACCATCACCAGCCGCGCCAGCAGTGATCTGGCCAAGGGGCAAATCCCCGGCCAAACCACCAAACGGGTCAATAGCGAACGCTACGATCTGGGTCTGGACATGGCCTGGGAACTCGATCTGTTCGGGCGGATCCAGCGCAATCTGGAAGCCAGCGACGCCGACCAGCAGGCGGCCGAAGCCGATCTGTACCAACTGCAAGTCACCATGATTGCCGAACTGGTGGATGCCTACGGTCAACTGCGCGGTGCGCAATTGCGCGAGAAGATCGCCGTGGCCAACCTGGACAACCAGCAGGAGTCGCGCAAGATCACCATCAGCCTGCGTGACGCCGGCGTTGGCGATCAGCTCGACGTCGAACGGGCCGATGCGCGTCTGGCCTCGGTCGAAGCCAGCGTGCCGCAATTGCAGGCCGAACAGGTTCGGCAGAAAAACCGAATCGCTACCCTGCTCGGTGAGCGTCCGGATAAGCTGACCGTGGATCTGAGCCCGAAAGACTTGCCGGCAATCGCCAAAGCCTTGCCGATCGGTGATCCGGGTGAGCTGCTGCAACGCCGGCCGGACATCCTCAGCGCCGAGCGCAAACTGGCCTCGGCCACCGCGCGGATCGGCGTGGCGAAAGCTGATCTGTTCCCACGGGTCAGCCTCAGCGGGTTCCTTGGCTGGACGGCCGGGCGCGGTTCGCAGATCGGTTCCTCGGCGGCCAACGCCTGGGCACTCGGCCCGAGCATCACCTGGGCGGCGTTCGATCTGGGCAGCGTGCGCGCGCGTCTGCGCGGCGCCGATGCCGACGCCGAAGGCGCACTCGCCACCTACGAGCAACAAGTGCTGCTGGCGCTGGAAGAATCGGAAAACGCCTTCAGCGATTACGGCAAGCGTCAGCAACGGCTGATCTCGCTGATTCGCCAGAGTGAATCGAGCCGTAAGGCTGCGGATCTGGCAGAGATCCGCTACCGCGAAGGCACCACCGACTTCCTCGTGCTGCTCGACGCCCAGCGCGAACGCCTGAACGCCGAAGACAGCCAGGCCCAGGCCGAGGTTGATCTGTATCGCGGCATCGTCGCGATCTACAAGGCCTTGGGTGGTGGCTGGCAGCCGGAAACCGTCGCCAGCAAGTAA